One Mugil cephalus isolate CIBA_MC_2020 chromosome 10, CIBA_Mcephalus_1.1, whole genome shotgun sequence genomic window carries:
- the il34 gene encoding LOW QUALITY PROTEIN: interleukin-34 (The sequence of the model RefSeq protein was modified relative to this genomic sequence to represent the inferred CDS: deleted 1 base in 1 codon): MVLLCNSVCLLGGLFLISPVLMTPASMCTPLKTLNDSLSHRRRYMKHNFPINYTIRVHQREIFKLSNISRMNSSVEGLEELVLQRLWFQVNQGILKKIIRVMPERHPSRPYTVELERRFRDVEGVFVQSHPAEAFHQELPDVIQDIWDSLTEEPDRVPESSWRFASPKSLLDNLCRTMFCLFSECFASTEAQQDYCGVSHWRKGGRKTYSPKAEEKPAE; this comes from the exons GCCTGTTTCTGATCAGCCCTGTTCTGATGACCCCAGCCAGCATGTGCACACCCTTGAAGACGCTCAACGACAGCCTCAGCCACAGGCGACGGTACATG aaacacaacttCCCCATCAACTACACCATCAGGGTTCATCAAAGGGAAATCTTTAAATTGTCAAATATCAGCAGAATG AACTCAAGTGTGGAGGGGTTGGAAGAGCTGGTGCTCCAGAGGCTGTGGTTTCAAGTCAACcaaggcattttaaaaaag ATCATCCGGGTCATGCCGGAGCGACATCCTTCGCGTCCGTACACAGTCGAGCTGGAGCGGCGCTTCAGGGATGTGGAGGGAGTCTTCGTGCAGTCGCATCCCGCTGAG GCGTTCCATCAGGAACTTCCAGACGTGATCCAGGACATATGGGATTCTTTAACAGAGGAGCCAGACAGGGTGCCGGAGTCCAGCTGGCGATTTGCTTCTCCAAAGTCTCTCTTGGACAACTTGTGTCGCACCATGTTTTGCCTCTTCAGCGAGTGCTTCGCCAGCACGGAAGCTCAGCAAGACT actgTGGTGTTTCCCAttggaggaaaggg ggaagaaagactTACAGCCCGAAAGCTGAGGAGAAGCCGGCGGAGTGA